In a single window of the Acidobacteriota bacterium genome:
- a CDS encoding ATP-binding protein yields the protein MPEPADNVYYACEKCFDTGMEVVPGSGARKCECRIREAAKNGFRNVRLPKRYDGFHFHSYKPQTVSQQAAFKLATSFAMEYPAVDRGLLFMGSVGVGKTHLAVSILKGLTERGFKCLFYDLGSLLKEIQDSYNPDTHASEMSVLSPVLNIDVLVLDELGATKPTDWVRDTLSNIITSRYNDKKTTIITTNYLDQRRSERDETLEDRIGTRLRSRLFEMCKTVAMDGRDYRRTFDQPKTAAQ from the coding sequence ATGCCGGAACCTGCTGACAACGTCTATTACGCGTGTGAAAAGTGCTTTGATACGGGTATGGAGGTCGTTCCCGGCTCAGGTGCCCGCAAATGCGAATGCCGCATTCGCGAGGCCGCGAAGAACGGCTTTCGCAATGTACGCCTGCCGAAACGCTACGACGGCTTTCATTTTCACAGTTACAAACCGCAGACCGTCTCGCAACAGGCTGCGTTCAAACTAGCGACGTCTTTTGCGATGGAATATCCGGCTGTTGATCGCGGGCTGCTATTTATGGGCAGCGTCGGGGTCGGAAAGACTCACCTTGCCGTATCCATACTAAAGGGGCTGACCGAACGTGGCTTTAAGTGTCTATTCTACGACCTCGGTTCCCTGCTCAAGGAAATTCAGGATTCGTATAATCCGGACACGCATGCCTCAGAGATGAGCGTGCTGTCGCCGGTGCTGAATATCGACGTGCTGGTACTGGACGAACTGGGAGCGACCAAGCCGACCGACTGGGTACGCGACACTCTGTCGAACATCATCACCAGCCGCTACAACGACAAAAAGACGACCATCATAACAACGAATTATCTGGATCAACGCCGCAGCGAACGCGACGAAACTCTGGAGGACCGCATCGGCACGCGGCTACGTTCGAGGCTGTTTGAGATGTGTAAGACGGTTGCGATGGACGGCCGCGACTACCGAAGGACTTTTGATCAGCCGAAAACGGCCGCTCAGTAG
- the deoC gene encoding deoxyribose-phosphate aldolase: MAKLSGEEYCPTFCRADVERIVDAGAERIGIVLGETATAHDWASLIDHTLLKPEAAEADIRKLCDEARQFGFASVCVNPTWVKRASEFLQGSGVPVCTVIGFPLGATLPDVKAYEARRAIFNGAREVDMVINIGALKSNDDCAVEDDIRAVVEAAHENHILCKVIIETALLTDDEKVRACVAAKNAGADFVKTSTGFAKGGATANDVALMRRTVGKALGVKASGGVKGIEDARAMFEAGATRIGASVGVKIAQEASGIETTSVATSY, encoded by the coding sequence ATGGCTAAGCTGTCGGGCGAGGAATATTGCCCGACGTTTTGCCGTGCTGATGTGGAGCGGATCGTTGACGCGGGTGCGGAACGCATCGGCATCGTGCTTGGCGAGACCGCGACGGCGCACGACTGGGCTTCGCTGATCGACCATACATTATTGAAGCCGGAGGCCGCCGAGGCCGACATACGCAAACTTTGCGACGAGGCCCGCCAATTCGGCTTCGCATCGGTGTGCGTAAATCCGACGTGGGTCAAACGTGCGTCTGAGTTCCTGCAGGGCTCCGGCGTGCCGGTCTGCACCGTGATCGGTTTTCCGCTTGGCGCAACGCTGCCTGACGTGAAGGCATACGAGGCACGCCGTGCGATCTTTAACGGAGCTCGCGAGGTCGATATGGTCATCAACATCGGTGCTCTGAAATCAAATGACGACTGTGCGGTCGAGGACGACATTCGTGCCGTCGTCGAAGCCGCACACGAGAATCACATACTCTGCAAGGTCATCATCGAAACCGCGTTGCTGACCGACGACGAAAAGGTCCGTGCTTGCGTCGCCGCTAAGAACGCCGGTGCGGATTTCGTCAAAACATCTACCGGCTTTGCAAAAGGCGGAGCCACTGCGAACGACGTCGCTCTGATGCGGCGAACGGTCGGCAAGGCTTTGGGAGTAAAAGCTTCGGGCGGCGTGAAGGGAATTGAGGATGCCCGTGCGATGTTCGAGGCAGGTGCGACAAGGATCGGTGCCTCGGTCGGCGTAAAGATCGCACAGGAAGCCAGCGGCATCGAAACGACCTCTGTCGCTACGTCCTACTGA